One Brassica oleracea var. oleracea cultivar TO1000 chromosome C7, BOL, whole genome shotgun sequence genomic window carries:
- the LOC106304783 gene encoding ABC transporter A family member 9 produces the protein MTLIEGMPLLYQQFTALFKKNLLLSWRNKSATCLHLFSSFFFIFLIFCIQEAMKASDVSSSADVNITDPKASASSPIPPCEDKFYVKLPCYDFVWSGNQSRRVSDIVSAIMANNPGRPIPTNKVKSFKGTEEVDAWFTSHPLHAPGALHFTERNATVISYGVQTNSSSATKRGRTEDPTFKFLVPLQIAAEREIARFLIGDPKFGWSFGFKEFPQPVVAKDVTISPLNLMGPVFFLAFSMFGFVLQLGSLATEKELKLRQAMTVMGVYDTAYWLSWLIWEGILTFVSSLFLVLFGMMFQFDFFLKNSFFVVFLLFLLFQFNMISLAFMLSSFISKSSSATTVGFLVFLIGFITQTVATSGFPYSSTHSLSRRVIWSFFPPNTFSAGLQLLIEATSVPGSPGISWSKRDVCSKMDDATCFLTMNKIYIWLVGTFFFWFVLAVYFDNIIPNACGVRKTIFYFLKPSYWTGKEGNRVEEGSICSCFGSVPPVEHLTPDDQDVLEEETLVKKQAMDGTVDPNIAVQIHGLAKMYPGTTKLGCCKCTKTSPFHAVKGLWMNIAKDQLFCLLGPNGAGKTTTISCLTGINPVTGGDALIYGDSIRSSVGMSNIRKMIGVCPQFDILWDALSSEEHLHLFASIKGLPPASIKRIAEKLLADVKLTGAAKIRAGSYSGGMKRRLSVAIALIGDPKLVFLDEPTTGMDPITRRHVWDIIQESKKGRAIILTMHSMEEADILGDRIGIMAKGRLRCIGTSIRLKSRFGTGFITTVSFLENKNDGSGTSPEPLKRFFKKHLKVEPIEEKKTFMTFVIPHDKEKLLAGFFEELQYRESEFGISDIQLGLATLEEVFLNIARRAELESATAEGTVVTLELESGILVEIPVGARFVGIPGTENAENPRGMMVEVYWQQDGSGTMCISGHSPEMRIPQNVSVLYEPPSQVLGRGQRRVRGSVIDYESSD, from the exons ATGACTCTGATAGAAGGCATGCCGCTTCTGTATCAGCAGTTCACAGCGCTGTTCAAAAAGAATCTACTGCTCTCATGGCGAAACAAAAGCGCCACGTGTCTCCATCTCTTCTCTTCCTTCTTCTTCATCTTTCTCATCTTCTGTATCCAAGAAGCGATGAAGGCGAGCGACGTAAGCTCGTCGGCGGACGTGAATATCACCGATCCCAAGGCATCAGCATCGTCTCCGATTCCGCCTTGTGAGGATAAGTTCTACGTGAAGCTTCCATGCTACGACTTCGTGTGGAGTGGGAACCAGAGCCGTCGAGTGTCTGACATCGTCTCTGCTATTATGGCGAACAATCCAGGAAGACCTATTCCGACCAACAAG GTTAAATCATTCAAAGGGACTGAGGAGGTAGATGCATGGTTTACGTCACATCCTTTGCATGCCCCAGGAGCTTTGCATTTTACGGAAAGGAACGCTACAGTGATCAGCTATGGAGTTCAGACAAACTCTTCTTCGGCTACAAAACGTGGTCGGACTGAAGATCCGACGTTTAAGTTTCTTGTCCCTCTTCAAATCGCTGCAGAGCGTGAGATCGCAAGGTTTTTAATTGGAG ATCCAAAGTTTGGTTGGAGTTTTGGATTTAAAGAGTTTCCACAACCAGTTGTTGCTAAAGACGTAACTATCTCTCCACTGAATCTTATGGGACCAGTGTTCTTTCTTGCTTTCTCCATGTTTGGTTTTGTTCTCCAACTCGGTTCTCTAGCTACCGAGAAAGAGCTTAAACTTCGCCAG GCAATGACAGTGATGGGAGTTTACGATACAGCTTATTGGTTATCATGGCTCATATGGGAAGGCATCCTTACGTTTGTATCATCACTCTTCTTAGTCCTCTTTGGAATGATGTTCCAATTCGATTTTTTCTTGAAGAACAGTTTCTTTGTTGTCTTCCTACTTTTCTTGCTTTTTCAGTTTAATATG ATTAGCCTAGCATTCATGCTATCATCTTTCATTAGCAAGTCATCTTCAGCAACAACTGTTGGTTTCCTTGTGTTTCTCATTGGCTTTATCACACAG ACAGTAGCTACCAGTGGATTCCCTTATTCAAGCACACATTCCCTTTCTCGCCGGGTGATTTGGTCATTCTTTCCACCCAATACCTTTTCTGCTGGGTTGCAGCTGCTTATCGAAGCAACATCAGTTCCCGGAAGCCCTGGAATTAGTTGGAGTAAAAGAGATGTATGCTCAAAAATGGATGACGCCACCTGCTTTCTTACAATG AATAAAATCTACATATGGCTTGTGGGTACATTCTTTTTCTGGTTTGTTTTGGCTGTCTACTTTGACAATATCATCCCCAATGCCTGTGGTGTAAGAAAAACGATCTTCTACTTTCTAAAGCCTAGTTACTGGACTGGCAAAGAGGGCAATAGAGTGGAAG AAGGGAGCATTTGTAGCTGCTTTGGCTCAGTTCCACCTGTAGAGCATTTAACACCAGATGACCAAGATGTGCTTGAAGAGGAGACACTAGTTAAGAAACAAGCAATGGATGGAACAGTTGATCCTAACATTGCTGTTCAGATTCATGGTCTTGCAAAGATGTATCCTGGAACGACAAAGCTTGGTTGTTGCAAATGCACCAAAACATCCCCTTTTCATGCTGTAAAG GGTTTGTGGATGAATATAGCCAAAGACCAGTTGTTTTGTCTTCTTGGACCCAATGGTGCTGGGAAGACAACTACTATCAGCTGTTTGACTGGTATAAATCCAGTTACTGGTGGGGATG CTCTTATCTATGGAGATTCCATACGAAGCTCTGTTGGTATGTCCAACATTCGTAAAATGATAGGAGTGTGTCCTCAG TTTGATATCCTTTGGGATGCTTTGTCAAGTGAAGAACACCTCCACCTCTTTGCTAGCATCAAAGGGTTGCCACCTGCATCTATCAAACGG ATTGCAGAGAAGTTACTTGCCGATGTAAAGCTGACAGGAGCGGCTAAAATTAGAGCAGGAAGCTACAGTGGTGGAATGAAACGCAGACTCAGTGTTGCAATTGCACTCATTGGTGATCCCAAGCTGGTCTTTCTCGATGAACCG ACTACTGGTATGGACCCTATCACAAGGAGACATGTGTGGGACATTATACAGGAATCAAAGAAAGGCCGAGCCATCATACTAACAATGCATTCTATGGAAGAAGCTGATATTTTAGGTGATAGAATAGGGATCATGGCTAAAGGCAGGCTCCGCTGCATTGGAACCTCCATCAGGCTAAAATCTCGCTTCGGCACAGGTTTCATTACTACAGTTAGCTTCCTTGAAAACAAAAACGACGGTTCTGGAACCTCACCAGAACCACTTAAAAGATTCTTCAAGAAG CATCTGAAAGTTGAGCCAATAGAAGAGAAAAAAACTTTCATGACTTTTGTTATCCCCCACGACAAAGAGAAACTTTTGGCG GGCTTTTTCGAAGAGCTACAATACAGAGAATCTGAGTTTGGAATCTCGGACATACAGCTTGGGCTTGCAACTCTTGAAGAAGTGTTTCTGAACATCGCAAGACGGGCTGAACTAGAAAGTGCAACCGCTGAAGGAACCGTGGTTACTCTCGAGTTAGAATCAGGCATCTTGGTCGAG ATACCTGTGGGGGCAAGATTTGTAGGTATACCAGGAACGGAAAACGCGGAGAATCCTAGAGGAATGATGGTGGAAGTGTATTGGCAACAAGATGGTTCTGGAACGATGTGCATCTCTGGACACTCCCCGGAGATGCGCATACCGCAGAATGTTTCGGTGTTATATGAACCACCATCACAAGTGTTAGGACGTGGGCAGCGACGAGTTCGGGGTTCCGTGATTGATTATGAATCTAGCGATTAA